Proteins from a single region of Pithys albifrons albifrons isolate INPA30051 chromosome 10, PitAlb_v1, whole genome shotgun sequence:
- the LOC139676551 gene encoding uncharacterized protein: protein MENDVQALINLLDEFHAKPSPPGMEWAQDNWYNIQAIVHRISTLRAGVRARKGKGKPIVCSILGAALITAVNHKVQQQKSHTEVVNSLQDLVKSLQTQLEEQKTTVNILQEEIRNEKATTRVLREELYARIMKEGKKETELESSKEIYPISDLKPLRDQVEKQAIALRPLIKTEYTYEGSDDDTPQITTKEIPYTATELAKLKKEYSRTPKESETEYVWRVSLTGGDQILLSEKEAEGFWGAGVFLTTGDNRAPWSITQRAAYWAGGLSPLERGDPLAIVGNVNQIVESVQKAACLQMMHDRELTPRRESPMMLPVNPERMIPLIRGLPESLKPIGIQLKGQIESLTKEERAAATLEAALSPGAYRRENKNKIWTWGEVAQELINYGRKYGPVPSVTTDSKSIRRTECKTTIPPVKLRKVTFSPGQGAPTNTGTHREKRNTLWIAGLQKGIPKSLMDGQPTDKLEILIQEWPAKGVSLKAATAPPLEELKIEEMTGNSSLHPQ, encoded by the coding sequence ATGGAAAATGATGTGCAAGCGCTTATAAATCTATTAGATGAATTTCATGCTAAGCCATCTCCTCCAGGAATGGAGTGGGCACAAGATAACTGGTATAATATTCAAGCAATTGTTCATAGGATCTCTACCCTGCGGGCTGGGGTAAGAGCTAGAAAAGGTAAAGGAAAACCTATTGTGTGTTCAATATTAGGTGCTGCATTAATTACTGCAGTTAACCACAAAGTACAACAGCAAAAAAGTCACACAGAGGTGGTTAACTCCCTGCAAGACTTAGTAAAATCCTTGCAGACGCAGCTGGAGGAACAAAAAACTACTGTTAATATCCTCCAAGAAGAAATAAGGAATGAAAAAGCCACCACTAGAGTACTCAGAGAAGAGTTATATGCAAGAATaatgaaagaagggaaaaaagaaacagagctggAGTCATCTAAAGAAATATATCCCATCTCTGACCTAAAACCTTTGCGTGACCAAGTTGAAAAGCAGGCTATTGCCCTGCGACCCCTGATTAAAACCGAATATACATATGAGGGGTCAGATGATGACACACCCCAAATAACTACAAAAGAAATTCCTTATACAGCAACTGAATTGGCTAAGTTGAAAAAGGAATACAGCAGAACCCCTAAAGAATCTGAAACTGAGTATGTTTGGAGAGTCTCTCTCACAGGAGGTGATCAAATTTTGTTATCAGAAAAAGAAGCTGAGGGATTTTGGGGAGCCGGAGTTTTTCTGACCACAGGAGATAACCGTGCTCCATGGTCTATAACTCAAAGGGCAGCCTAttgggctggggggctcagccctCTAGAGAGGGGAGATCCTCTCGCAATAGTGGGAAATGTTAATCAAATTGTGGAGAGTGTTCAAAAGGCAGCTTGTTTACAAATGATGCATGACAGAGAATTAACACCAAGACGTGAATCTCCTATGATGCTGCCGGTAAACCCTGAAAGGATGATCCCTCTCATCCGAGGCCTGCCTGAATCTTTGAAACCCATAGGCATACAGCTAAAGGGACAAATAGAAAGTCTCACCAAAGAAGAAAGGGCTGCAGCCACTTTAGAAGCTGCTTTAAGCCCTGGCGCTTACcgcagagaaaataaaaataaaatctggacCTGGGGGGAAGTAGCACAAGAGTTAATTAATTATGGAAGAAAATATGGTCCAGTACCTTCAGTTACTACTGATTCTAAATCAATTCGGCGAACAGAATGCAAAACAACTATTCCTCCAGTAAAACTCCgaaaagtaacattttctcCTGGGCAGGGGGCACCCACAAATACGGGGACTCACAGGGAAAAACGGAATACCCTGTGGATTGCAGGCTTGCAAAAGGGAATCCCTAAATCCCTAATGGATGGCCAACCCACAgataaattagaaatattaattCAAGAGTGGCCAGCAAAAGGGGTATCCCTTAAAGCTGCTACCGCCCCTCCCCTGGAGGAACTGAAAATAGAGGAGATGACGGGAAACTCCTCGCTTCATCCTCAATAG